A single genomic interval of Streptomyces sp. NBC_00663 harbors:
- a CDS encoding YtxH domain-containing protein: MRYKLTFVAGLTLGYVLGTRAGRERYEQLKKSARQVSQNPAVRNTAESAAQQGRQFAGKAYHVVSDKVGDRVPDSVAQRVRSLRDRNTNGAAEDDWGTSNT, translated from the coding sequence ATGCGCTACAAGCTCACTTTCGTCGCCGGGCTGACTCTGGGTTACGTGCTGGGCACGCGTGCCGGGCGCGAGCGCTACGAACAGCTGAAGAAGTCCGCGCGGCAGGTCTCGCAGAACCCCGCGGTCCGCAACACCGCCGAGTCGGCAGCCCAGCAGGGCCGCCAGTTCGCGGGCAAGGCGTACCACGTGGTGAGCGACAAGGTGGGCGACCGGGTGCCCGACTCGGTGGCCCAGCGGGTGCGCTCCCTGCGGGACCGCAACACCAACGGCGCCGCCGAGGACGACTGGGGAACCAGCAACACTTGA
- a CDS encoding response regulator transcription factor yields the protein MSAVREVRAARQGAVRVLIVDDEPELTELLSWAVAEAGWQPFLAADGHSALDLARGCAPHAVVLDGMLPDLDGVQVLRRLRYENAGLPVLMLTARDTLEHRIDGLSAGADDYVTKPFSLEEVMLRLRALLRRSGAEEAADDESVRVLGDLVLAEKTRQVRRGGETVALTAKEFDLLHFLMSHPRQVLSKAQILDHVWNSSFESEGNLVEVYVYSLRGKLDKGRQPMIHTVRGAGYVIRAAGEGR from the coding sequence ATGTCTGCCGTCCGCGAAGTCCGCGCAGCCCGTCAGGGTGCGGTCCGGGTCCTGATCGTCGATGACGAACCCGAGCTCACCGAACTGCTGTCGTGGGCCGTCGCCGAGGCCGGCTGGCAGCCGTTCCTCGCCGCGGACGGCCACAGCGCGCTCGACCTCGCCCGCGGCTGCGCCCCGCACGCCGTCGTCCTCGACGGCATGCTGCCCGACCTCGACGGCGTCCAGGTGCTGCGCCGGCTGCGCTACGAGAACGCCGGGCTGCCCGTGCTGATGCTCACCGCCCGCGACACGCTGGAGCACCGTATCGACGGACTGTCCGCCGGCGCCGACGACTACGTCACCAAGCCCTTCTCGCTGGAAGAGGTCATGCTGCGGCTGCGCGCACTGCTGCGCCGCTCCGGCGCCGAGGAGGCCGCCGACGACGAGTCCGTGCGCGTGCTCGGCGATCTCGTCCTCGCCGAGAAGACCCGTCAGGTGCGGCGCGGTGGGGAGACCGTCGCGCTCACCGCCAAGGAGTTCGACCTGCTGCACTTCCTGATGAGCCACCCCCGCCAGGTGCTCAGCAAGGCGCAGATCCTCGACCACGTCTGGAACAGCTCGTTCGAGAGCGAGGGGAACCTGGTCGAGGTGTACGTGTACAGCCTGCGCGGGAAGCTCGACAAGGGGCGCCAACCGATGATCCACACGGTGCGCGGCGCGGGATACGTCATCAGGGCGGCGGGCGAAGGGAGATGA
- a CDS encoding HAMP domain-containing sensor histidine kinase produces the protein MKTLRARLVLCVSLALVVVCTTMAVATVLVQGAHLQADLDQRVRDAADRSQGGLQRRPGDATDLGFLNERGQPTGTVAARLTDGKVVAAEVVTEEGGQRVLSAAQRAALAGLTEAGTLYTRTIPGLGTYRLTVASGDGPAVLAGLPAAELKDTVDDLVVAEAVIAVVGLAGVGTVCAWVIRRQLRPLAQVAAIAVEVANGPLGTGELTRVPDPDTDTEVGQVGAALNVLIDSVESSLAERRRSEDRMRRFLADASHELRTPLASIAGYAELMDQGAAPVPPAVVWQRVSAQSARMTGLVEDLLLLARLDEGRPLEETDVNLATLVAEAVWDARAAGAGHDWQLALRLDEPAVVTGDAARLTQVVANLLANARAHTPSGTRIEVEVATDRTACVVVVRDDGPGIPPDLLPAVFERFTRADASRTRAPGQGGGSGLGLAIAAALTEAHGGRIEVASETGRTEFRVTLPRAGARSTASS, from the coding sequence ATGAAGACCCTGCGGGCCCGGCTGGTGCTGTGCGTGTCCCTGGCCCTGGTCGTGGTCTGTACGACGATGGCGGTGGCCACCGTCCTGGTCCAGGGCGCGCACCTCCAGGCGGACCTGGACCAGCGGGTGCGGGACGCGGCCGACCGCAGCCAGGGCGGCCTCCAGCGGCGTCCCGGTGACGCCACGGACCTCGGGTTCCTCAACGAGCGCGGCCAGCCCACCGGGACCGTCGCCGCCCGGCTCACCGACGGGAAGGTGGTCGCTGCCGAGGTGGTCACCGAGGAGGGCGGCCAAAGGGTCCTCAGCGCCGCCCAACGCGCGGCCCTCGCCGGGCTCACCGAGGCGGGCACGCTGTACACCCGGACCATCCCCGGCCTCGGCACCTACCGTCTCACCGTCGCGAGCGGCGACGGCCCCGCGGTCCTCGCCGGGCTGCCCGCCGCCGAACTCAAGGACACCGTGGACGACCTCGTCGTGGCCGAGGCCGTGATCGCCGTCGTCGGCCTGGCCGGCGTGGGCACGGTCTGCGCCTGGGTCATACGGCGGCAACTGCGGCCCCTCGCGCAGGTCGCCGCCATCGCCGTCGAGGTGGCGAACGGACCGCTCGGCACCGGCGAACTCACCCGCGTCCCCGACCCCGACACCGACACCGAGGTCGGGCAGGTGGGCGCCGCCCTCAACGTCCTGATCGACAGCGTCGAGTCCTCCCTCGCCGAACGGCGGCGCAGCGAGGACCGGATGCGCCGCTTCCTCGCCGACGCCAGCCATGAACTGCGCACCCCGCTCGCCTCCATCGCCGGCTACGCCGAGCTGATGGACCAGGGCGCCGCCCCGGTCCCGCCCGCCGTGGTCTGGCAGCGGGTCTCCGCGCAGTCCGCCCGGATGACCGGGCTCGTCGAGGACCTGCTGCTGCTGGCCCGCCTCGACGAGGGACGGCCGCTGGAGGAGACCGACGTCAACCTCGCGACGCTGGTCGCCGAGGCGGTGTGGGACGCGCGGGCCGCCGGGGCCGGCCACGACTGGCAGCTCGCACTGCGCCTCGACGAACCGGCCGTCGTGACCGGCGACGCCGCCCGGCTGACCCAGGTGGTCGCCAACCTCCTCGCCAACGCCCGCGCCCACACCCCGTCCGGCACCCGGATCGAGGTGGAGGTGGCGACGGACCGTACCGCGTGCGTGGTCGTCGTCCGGGACGACGGGCCGGGCATCCCGCCCGACCTCCTCCCGGCCGTCTTCGAACGCTTCACCCGCGCCGACGCCTCCCGCACCCGCGCCCCCGGCCAGGGCGGCGGCTCGGGGCTCGGTCTCGCCATCGCCGCGGCGCTCACGGAGGCGCACGGCGGGCGGATCGAGGTGGCGAGCGAGACGGGGCGCACGGAGTTCAGGGTGACGTTGCCCAGGGCAGGCGCACGATCCACGGCGTCCTCATAG
- a CDS encoding DUF3500 domain-containing protein, which produces MAELDTGGQPQQGAEVARRAHASRRNFMRKVFFASGATAVATMGGAGAWAALADDSTGTADASATPSGAPSGGPGGGTGGPGNQSITEEFFGLTTDGNRIDDLFTIHSTGVATAPVITAANAFLAGLTDDQKTSTVFTVHSTEWRLWSNVDSYERQGVSLADLSDDQKALGTALLKAALSADGLETTEKIRKINQAAGEAIGNTTAFNEDAYYWTVMGTPSATEPWGFQFDGHHLVINYFVLGDQVVMSPCFWGSEPTTMEIDGETVTVCHEEVVASLAFINSLTSAQQAVAIESTTKSNESMKAGAFSDNAVQEYTGLRGNKLNAAQKKKLLAIVEAFVGRAKADAAKVRMSEVAQHLTDTYVTWAGGTGDDDAFYVRVHSPVVWVEVDCQGPGPLAGAYGATQGGGATQLHVHSIIRTPNGNDYGRELLRQHYLTSPHHR; this is translated from the coding sequence ATGGCCGAGCTCGACACCGGTGGGCAGCCGCAGCAAGGGGCCGAGGTCGCGCGTCGCGCCCACGCGAGCCGCCGCAACTTCATGCGCAAGGTCTTCTTCGCGTCCGGCGCCACGGCCGTCGCCACGATGGGCGGCGCCGGTGCCTGGGCGGCGCTGGCCGACGACAGCACGGGGACGGCCGACGCGAGCGCCACGCCCAGCGGTGCGCCCAGCGGCGGCCCGGGCGGGGGCACCGGAGGCCCCGGCAACCAGTCGATCACCGAGGAGTTCTTCGGTCTGACCACCGACGGCAACCGGATCGACGACCTGTTCACGATCCACTCGACGGGCGTGGCGACCGCCCCCGTCATCACCGCCGCGAACGCCTTCCTCGCCGGGCTGACCGACGACCAGAAGACCTCGACCGTCTTCACCGTGCACTCCACCGAGTGGCGGCTGTGGAGCAACGTCGACTCCTACGAGCGCCAGGGCGTCTCGCTCGCCGATCTGAGCGACGACCAGAAGGCCCTCGGCACCGCCCTGCTGAAGGCCGCGCTCAGCGCCGACGGCCTGGAGACCACGGAGAAGATCCGCAAGATCAACCAGGCGGCGGGCGAGGCGATCGGCAACACCACCGCCTTCAACGAGGACGCCTACTACTGGACCGTCATGGGCACCCCGTCCGCGACCGAGCCCTGGGGCTTCCAGTTCGACGGGCACCACCTCGTCATCAACTACTTCGTCCTCGGCGACCAGGTCGTGATGAGCCCCTGCTTCTGGGGTTCGGAGCCGACCACCATGGAGATCGACGGCGAGACCGTGACCGTGTGCCACGAGGAGGTCGTCGCCTCCCTCGCCTTCATCAACTCCCTCACCTCGGCGCAGCAGGCGGTCGCCATCGAGTCGACCACCAAGTCGAACGAGTCGATGAAGGCCGGCGCCTTCTCCGACAACGCCGTCCAGGAGTACACCGGTCTGCGCGGCAACAAGCTCAACGCCGCCCAGAAGAAGAAGCTGCTCGCGATCGTCGAGGCCTTCGTGGGCCGCGCCAAGGCGGACGCCGCGAAGGTGCGGATGTCCGAGGTCGCCCAGCACCTGACCGACACCTATGTCACCTGGGCCGGCGGCACCGGCGACGACGACGCCTTCTATGTGCGGGTGCACAGCCCCGTCGTATGGGTGGAGGTCGACTGCCAGGGACCGGGCCCGCTGGCGGGCGCGTACGGCGCCACGCAGGGCGGCGGCGCGACCCAGCTGCACGTCCACTCGATCATCCGGACACCCAACGGCAACGACTACGGAAGGGAGCTCCTCAGGCAGCACTACCTGACGTCACCGCACCACCGGTGA
- a CDS encoding NAD(P)-dependent oxidoreductase: MTTTVTLLHPGAMGAPVGGQATHTGARVLYVPTGRGPASVERARQAGLEAAESLESALSVSELVLSICPPHAAEDVAHEVLEHGFRGVYVEANAISPDRATRIAKACSERGALMVDGSLIGGPPAGGSGPRLYLSGDAAAVARVAALFEGTDVPARPLDAGIGAASALKMAYASFQKSARVLAAVSHALAASHGVGDELTREGRELTARILAEVDHFPSVAARAWRWAPEMEEIAAALDSVGLPPEMARASAAVLRRWEPDKDRLDLTPDDVYTRLRTPEGPSTTT, translated from the coding sequence ATGACGACAACGGTGACGCTCCTGCATCCGGGGGCCATGGGCGCCCCGGTGGGCGGCCAGGCGACCCACACGGGAGCCCGCGTGCTGTACGTCCCGACAGGCCGCGGCCCGGCTTCCGTGGAACGGGCACGTCAGGCGGGCCTGGAGGCGGCCGAGTCTCTCGAATCCGCCCTGTCCGTCAGTGAGTTGGTCCTCTCCATCTGCCCGCCGCACGCCGCGGAGGACGTCGCCCACGAGGTCCTGGAGCACGGCTTCCGGGGCGTTTACGTCGAGGCCAACGCCATCAGCCCCGACCGGGCGACCCGCATCGCCAAGGCCTGCTCCGAACGCGGCGCGCTCATGGTCGACGGCTCGCTCATCGGCGGCCCGCCGGCCGGAGGCAGCGGCCCCCGCCTCTATCTGAGCGGCGACGCGGCGGCGGTGGCCCGGGTCGCCGCGCTCTTCGAGGGCACGGACGTCCCGGCCCGCCCGCTCGACGCCGGAATCGGCGCCGCGTCGGCGCTGAAGATGGCCTACGCCTCCTTCCAGAAGTCGGCGCGTGTCCTGGCCGCCGTCTCCCACGCCCTCGCCGCGAGCCATGGCGTCGGTGACGAACTCACCCGGGAGGGGCGGGAGCTGACGGCGCGCATCCTCGCCGAGGTCGACCACTTCCCCAGCGTGGCCGCCCGTGCGTGGCGCTGGGCGCCGGAGATGGAGGAGATCGCGGCCGCCCTGGACTCCGTAGGACTGCCGCCGGAGATGGCGCGGGCGTCGGCGGCGGTGCTGCGCCGCTGGGAGCCGGACAAGGACCGCCTCGACCTCACTCCGGACGACGTGTACACCCGCCTCCGCACGCCCGAGGGCCCCTCCACGACGACGTGA
- a CDS encoding expansin EXLX1 family cellulose-binding protein — MAPPSSHRRPPKSRALLIAVAVGAVALLASVIVAFRPGGHSDAGSGTAVSVADSSSSAAVTSSSPAATRKPSASASPTPSASKKKSATPKATASKRPKATSTPKAPSGTGSLAGRIKPGVTYSGVATFYDAGNGDGACTFGPAGDVMTAAMNTADYESSKACGAYVQVRAASGASITVRITNECPAPCRVGQLDLSAQAFAKLAAPVKGEIPITWSLVSPGTTDTLSVRYKTGSSRYWCGIQVLGHRNPVARLEVRTSGGWTVLPRAEYNYFLSEAGAGCGGAIRVTDIYGEQLTVDGIALRPNVVQGTSLQFARH; from the coding sequence GTGGCGCCTCCCTCCTCGCACCGCCGTCCCCCCAAGTCGCGCGCCCTTCTCATCGCCGTCGCGGTGGGGGCCGTCGCGCTCCTCGCGTCCGTGATCGTGGCGTTCCGGCCCGGCGGCCACTCCGACGCCGGCTCAGGGACGGCCGTGTCCGTGGCCGACAGCAGCAGTTCGGCGGCGGTCACCTCGTCGTCCCCGGCGGCGACGCGGAAGCCGTCCGCGAGCGCTTCGCCGACTCCCAGCGCCTCGAAGAAGAAGTCCGCCACCCCGAAGGCCACCGCGTCCAAGCGCCCCAAGGCCACCAGCACCCCCAAAGCCCCTTCCGGCACCGGCTCGTTGGCGGGGCGGATCAAGCCCGGGGTCACCTACAGCGGAGTCGCCACCTTCTACGACGCCGGGAACGGCGACGGCGCCTGCACCTTCGGCCCGGCCGGCGACGTCATGACCGCCGCCATGAACACCGCCGACTACGAGTCGTCCAAGGCGTGCGGGGCGTACGTCCAGGTCCGGGCCGCGAGCGGAGCGTCGATCACCGTGCGGATCACGAACGAGTGCCCCGCGCCCTGCAGGGTCGGTCAACTCGACCTCAGCGCCCAGGCCTTCGCGAAGCTGGCCGCGCCGGTCAAGGGCGAGATACCCATCACCTGGAGCCTGGTGAGCCCCGGCACCACCGACACGCTCTCGGTCCGGTACAAGACCGGGTCCAGCCGCTACTGGTGCGGTATCCAGGTGCTCGGCCACCGGAATCCGGTGGCGAGGCTGGAGGTGCGTACCAGCGGCGGCTGGACCGTGTTGCCCCGCGCCGAGTACAACTACTTCCTCTCCGAGGCGGGTGCCGGCTGTGGTGGGGCGATCCGCGTCACCGACATCTACGGGGAGCAGCTGACGGTGGACGGGATCGCCCTCAGGCCGAACGTCGTGCAGGGGACGAGCCTGCAGTTCGCCCGGCACTGA
- a CDS encoding M4 family metallopeptidase, with product MRRTPRPAATAGALAATAALLALGLQAVPATAAPASPHPSPLRTGGLETKLSPAQRTALIKSASAKTGTTARAIGLGTKEKLLVKDVVKDNDGTLHTRYERTYAGLPVLGGDLVVHTPPASQAAGTVSTSFNNNRRTVSVKSTTATFGKSSARSKALKTAKALDATSPAAESARKVIWAGEGTPKLAWETVVTGFQDDGTPSKLHVITDAGTGAELSRFEGIETGTGNSQYSGTVTIGTTLSGSTYQLYDTTRGGHKTYSLNNGTSGTGTLMTDTDDTWGTGSGSNTQTAGVDAHYGAQVTWDFYKNTFGRSGIKNDGVAAYSRVHYSTAYVNAFWDDDCFCMTYGDGTSSTHALTSLDVAGHEMSHGVTSNTAGLNYTGESGGLNEATSDIFGTGVEFYANNSTDVGDYLIGEKININGDGTPLRYMDEPDKDGSSADSWYSGVGNLDVHYSSGPANHMFYLLSEGSGSKTINGVTYNSPTSDGVAVAGIGRAAALQIWYKALTTYMTSSTNYAGARTAALNAAAALYGTSSTQYAGVGNAFAGINVGSHITVPTTGVTVTNPGSQTSTVGTAVSLQISAASTNGGTLTYAATGLPTGLSISSSTGAVTGTPTTAGTYSSTVTVTDSTGATGTASFTWTVNSSGGGGSCTSTQLLGNAGFESGNTTWTATSGVITNDSDEAARTGSYKAWLDGYGATHTDTLSQSVTVPSGCTGTTFTFYLHIDTAETTTSTQYDKLTVTAGSTTLATYSNLNAASGYVQKSFSLSAFAGTTVTLKFSGVEDSSLQTSFVVDDTAVTTS from the coding sequence GTGAGACGAACCCCCCGTCCGGCGGCCACCGCCGGAGCCCTGGCGGCCACGGCCGCGCTGCTGGCCCTCGGCTTGCAGGCGGTCCCCGCGACCGCGGCGCCCGCGTCCCCCCACCCGAGCCCGCTGCGCACCGGCGGCCTGGAGACCAAGCTCTCTCCGGCCCAGCGCACCGCGCTCATCAAGAGCGCCTCCGCGAAGACGGGCACGACCGCCCGGGCGATCGGCCTCGGCACCAAGGAGAAGCTGCTCGTCAAGGACGTCGTCAAGGACAACGACGGCACGCTGCACACCCGTTACGAGCGCACCTACGCCGGCCTCCCCGTCCTCGGCGGCGACCTGGTCGTCCACACGCCCCCGGCCTCGCAGGCCGCCGGCACCGTGAGCACCAGCTTCAACAACAACCGCCGTACCGTCTCGGTCAAGTCGACGACGGCGACGTTCGGCAAGTCCTCCGCCCGGTCGAAGGCGTTGAAGACCGCCAAGGCGCTCGACGCCACCAGCCCGGCCGCCGAGAGCGCCCGCAAGGTGATCTGGGCCGGCGAGGGCACCCCGAAGCTGGCCTGGGAGACGGTCGTCACCGGCTTCCAGGACGACGGCACACCCAGCAAACTGCATGTCATCACCGACGCCGGCACGGGCGCCGAACTCTCCCGCTTCGAGGGCATCGAGACCGGCACCGGCAACAGCCAGTACAGCGGCACGGTCACCATCGGGACCACGCTGTCCGGCTCGACGTACCAGCTGTACGACACCACGCGCGGCGGCCACAAGACGTACAGCCTCAACAACGGCACGTCCGGCACCGGCACGCTGATGACCGACACCGACGACACCTGGGGCACCGGGTCGGGGTCCAACACCCAGACCGCCGGGGTCGACGCGCACTACGGGGCGCAGGTCACATGGGACTTCTACAAGAACACCTTCGGCCGGAGCGGCATCAAGAACGACGGCGTCGCCGCCTACAGCCGCGTCCACTACAGCACGGCGTACGTCAACGCCTTCTGGGACGACGACTGCTTCTGCATGACCTACGGCGACGGCACCAGCAGCACCCACGCGCTGACCTCGCTGGACGTGGCCGGCCACGAGATGAGCCACGGCGTCACCTCCAACACGGCGGGGCTCAACTACACCGGTGAGTCGGGGGGTCTCAACGAGGCCACTTCCGACATCTTCGGCACCGGTGTGGAGTTCTACGCCAACAACTCGACCGACGTGGGCGACTACCTCATCGGCGAGAAGATCAACATCAACGGCGACGGCACACCGCTGCGTTACATGGACGAGCCCGACAAGGACGGTTCGTCGGCGGACAGTTGGTACTCGGGCGTCGGCAACCTGGACGTGCACTACTCGTCCGGCCCCGCGAACCACATGTTCTACCTGCTGAGCGAGGGCAGCGGCAGCAAGACCATCAACGGCGTCACCTACAACAGCCCGACCTCCGACGGGGTCGCCGTCGCCGGCATCGGCCGGGCCGCCGCCCTACAGATCTGGTACAAGGCGCTGACGACGTACATGACGTCCAGCACCAACTACGCGGGCGCCCGCACCGCCGCCCTCAACGCCGCCGCGGCCCTCTACGGCACCAGCTCCACGCAGTACGCCGGGGTCGGCAACGCCTTCGCGGGCATCAACGTCGGCAGCCACATCACGGTCCCGACCACCGGCGTCACGGTCACCAACCCGGGCAGCCAGACCTCGACCGTCGGCACCGCGGTGAGCCTCCAGATCAGCGCCGCCTCCACCAACGGCGGCACGCTGACCTACGCGGCGACCGGCCTGCCGACCGGCCTGTCGATCAGCAGCTCCACGGGCGCCGTCACCGGCACGCCGACCACGGCGGGGACGTACAGCTCGACCGTCACGGTCACGGACAGCACCGGCGCGACCGGCACCGCCTCCTTCACCTGGACGGTCAACTCCAGCGGCGGTGGAGGCAGTTGCACCTCCACGCAGCTGCTGGGCAATGCGGGCTTCGAGTCCGGGAACACCACCTGGACCGCGACCAGCGGTGTCATCACCAACGACAGTGACGAGGCCGCCCGCACCGGCTCGTACAAGGCCTGGCTGGACGGCTACGGCGCCACCCACACCGACACGCTCTCCCAGTCGGTGACCGTCCCGAGCGGCTGCACGGGCACCACGTTCACCTTCTATCTGCACATCGACACGGCCGAGACCACCACCAGCACCCAGTACGACAAGCTGACGGTCACCGCGGGTTCGACGACCCTGGCCACCTACTCCAACCTCAACGCGGCCTCCGGCTACGTCCAGAAGTCGTTCAGCCTGTCGGCCTTCGCGGGCACGACGGTGACGCTGAAGTTCTCCGGCGTCGAGGACTCCTCGCTCCAGACGAGCTTCGTCGTCGACGACACGGCGGTGACGACCAGCTGA
- a CDS encoding ANTAR domain-containing protein: protein MDSAAHTTLAGRLKPLVINGRTYEGRAELRPRGELVHGCADVLDETLTALPSDVRRVELDMADVVFMDTAGLQFLERLDHYRRLRHIPVAATHWSGQPRRILELAGLDTTDPLHATPPPATASAPAPEADPPACSVVALERAEQLHMLRTEVRQLRQAIVSRPVIDQARGILMAAHACTPDDAWHILRETSQLSNTKLHTVAAALTAGAGTDGPPPPEAVRTALRTAVTRRLH from the coding sequence ATGGACTCAGCGGCGCACACCACTCTCGCGGGGCGGCTCAAGCCCCTGGTCATCAACGGACGTACCTACGAGGGCCGCGCCGAGCTGAGGCCGCGCGGCGAGCTCGTGCACGGCTGCGCGGACGTCCTGGACGAGACGCTGACGGCCCTGCCGTCCGATGTCCGCCGGGTCGAACTGGACATGGCCGACGTGGTGTTCATGGACACGGCGGGGCTCCAGTTCCTGGAACGGCTCGACCACTACCGCCGCCTCCGGCACATCCCCGTGGCCGCCACGCACTGGAGCGGCCAGCCGCGCCGCATCCTGGAACTCGCCGGCCTCGACACCACCGACCCGCTGCACGCGACACCGCCGCCCGCGACGGCGTCCGCCCCCGCTCCCGAGGCCGATCCGCCGGCCTGCTCCGTGGTGGCCCTGGAGCGCGCGGAACAGCTGCACATGCTGCGCACGGAGGTCCGGCAGCTGCGGCAGGCGATCGTCTCCCGGCCGGTGATCGACCAGGCCCGCGGCATCCTCATGGCCGCCCACGCCTGTACGCCGGACGACGCCTGGCACATCCTGCGCGAGACGTCGCAGCTGTCCAACACCAAGCTGCACACGGTCGCCGCGGCGCTCACCGCCGGCGCCGGGACCGACGGCCCGCCGCCGCCCGAGGCGGTGCGCACGGCCCTGCGCACGGCGGTCACGCGCCGCCTCCACTGA
- a CDS encoding anti-sigma factor RsbA family regulatory protein, whose translation MSGASGLGGPGRSDGAAEAGAFVHLALFYRDTRDYLDGTLRFVREGLAAGEPVAVAVPGENLRLVREGLGADAESVRLLDMREAGRNPGRIIPGVLRAFADAQPAGRRVRIVGEPIWAGRSSVEYPACVQHEALINAAFAGRTATILCPYDVRRLDSRVLADAHATHPTVIHDGRPADSEAYAPETVVARYNEPLAAAPEVSAVCFPFDGGSLAEVRHRAADEAGRLGLAAARVRDLVLVAAELTTNSVVHGGGRGVLRVWGEGGTDGAVVCEVRDSGVLTDPLAGRRPAPPARPGGRGLLLVNLVADLVRTHTDGAGTAVRCWFGR comes from the coding sequence ATGAGCGGCGCGAGCGGGCTGGGCGGGCCCGGCCGGTCGGACGGTGCGGCCGAGGCCGGGGCGTTCGTCCATCTCGCGCTGTTCTACCGGGACACCCGGGACTACCTCGACGGCACGCTCCGCTTCGTCCGGGAAGGGCTCGCCGCGGGGGAGCCCGTCGCCGTGGCGGTGCCCGGGGAGAATCTCCGGCTCGTGCGGGAGGGGCTCGGGGCCGACGCCGAATCCGTACGTCTGCTCGACATGCGTGAGGCCGGCCGCAACCCCGGGCGGATCATCCCCGGGGTGCTGCGGGCCTTCGCCGACGCGCAGCCGGCGGGGCGCCGGGTACGGATCGTCGGCGAACCGATCTGGGCGGGCCGCAGCTCCGTCGAGTACCCCGCCTGCGTCCAGCACGAGGCCCTGATCAACGCCGCCTTCGCGGGCCGTACGGCGACCATCCTGTGCCCGTACGACGTCCGGCGCCTCGACAGCCGGGTGCTCGCCGACGCCCACGCCACCCATCCCACGGTCATCCACGACGGCAGGCCCGCGGACAGCGAGGCGTACGCGCCGGAGACGGTGGTCGCCCGCTACAACGAGCCGCTGGCCGCCGCGCCGGAGGTGTCGGCCGTGTGCTTCCCCTTCGACGGCGGCTCGCTGGCCGAGGTCCGCCACCGTGCCGCCGACGAGGCGGGCCGGCTGGGGCTGGCCGCGGCCCGGGTGCGCGACCTGGTGCTGGTCGCGGCCGAGCTGACCACCAACAGCGTGGTGCACGGGGGCGGTCGTGGGGTGCTGCGGGTGTGGGGGGAGGGCGGGACGGACGGGGCGGTGGTGTGCGAGGTGCGGGACTCGGGCGTGCTGACCGACCCTCTCGCGGGGCGCCGCCCGGCTCCGCCGGCCCGGCCCGGCGGGCGGGGGCTGCTGCTGGTCAACCTGGTGGCGGACCTGGTCCGGACCCACACCGACGGGGCGGGGACGGCCGTACGGTGCTGGTTCGGGCGCTGA